One Mangrovimonas cancribranchiae DNA segment encodes these proteins:
- a CDS encoding YggS family pyridoxal phosphate-dependent enzyme, translating to MNIQQNLKHILDSIPKTVTLVAVSKTKPNSDIMEAYNTGQRDFGENKIQDMVDKADALPKDIRWHMIGHVQRNKVKYMAEFVHLIHGVDSLKLLKEINKQAKKYARTIDCLLQIKIAEEDSKFGMTDSEAKNILQSDMFSAFENVRVVGVMGMATFTDDENQVKTEFKRLKTIFEDLKSICTKNCNLETISMGMSGDYPIAIESGSNMIRVGSSIFGTRNY from the coding sequence ATGAACATTCAACAAAACCTAAAACATATTCTCGATAGTATTCCAAAAACAGTGACTTTGGTAGCGGTTAGTAAAACCAAACCCAATAGCGATATTATGGAAGCCTATAATACTGGACAACGCGATTTTGGAGAAAATAAAATCCAAGATATGGTTGATAAAGCCGACGCCTTACCTAAAGACATCCGTTGGCATATGATTGGTCACGTACAACGCAACAAGGTAAAGTATATGGCAGAGTTTGTACATTTAATCCATGGCGTGGATAGCTTAAAACTTTTGAAGGAAATTAACAAACAGGCCAAAAAATATGCCCGCACAATTGATTGCTTATTGCAAATAAAAATCGCCGAAGAAGATAGTAAGTTTGGTATGACAGATTCCGAAGCAAAAAACATTCTACAATCTGATATGTTTTCGGCATTTGAAAATGTTCGCGTGGTTGGTGTTATGGGAATGGCCACATTTACCGATGACGAAAATCAAGTTAAAACTGAATTTAAACGTTTAAAAACCATTTTCGAGGATTTAAAAAGTATTTGCACAAAAAACTGCAACCTAGAAACCATTTCTATGGGTATGAGTGGCGATTACCCTATCGCCATTGAGTCCGGCAGTAATATGATTCGTGTAGGAAGCTCTATTTTTGGCACTAGAAACTACTAG